The following coding sequences lie in one Deltaproteobacteria bacterium genomic window:
- a CDS encoding transcriptional regulator: MSAPSDKPLVAPRAADQTVRAALRETLRGARPLTALELSSLIGIASKQVGDHLEHLRKSLAGSDEQLVVAPARCNGCDYVFEQRDRMSRPSRCPRCKSERIEPPRFRIETR; this comes from the coding sequence ATGTCCGCCCCCTCCGACAAGCCCCTCGTCGCGCCGCGGGCTGCCGATCAGACCGTCCGCGCGGCGCTCCGCGAGACGCTGCGCGGGGCCCGACCGCTGACGGCGCTCGAGCTGTCGAGCCTGATCGGCATCGCCAGCAAGCAGGTCGGTGATCACCTCGAGCACCTGCGCAAGTCGCTGGCGGGGTCCGACGAGCAGCTGGTGGTCGCGCCGGCGCGCTGCAACGGCTGCGACTACGTGTTCGAGCAACGCGACCGCATGTCGCGACCGAGTCGGTGCCCGCGCTGCAAGAGCGAGCGCATCGAGCCGCCGCGCTTCCGCATCGAGACGCGCTGA
- a CDS encoding permease, translating to MNEALLITLGSVLLGAVLAAAAPRDSMWLGALRTFAITAVATLAALQLLPEAVEQLGAVALLLFVGALALPPAFAALLRRRLRRGSGAAVTAHGVGEELGYLGFVAHQFVEGLALGTYTGPLHADHDHVELVLAVAAHTVPLTALFIGTVLARRGRPPALRRVLALVLASALGFAIAGWVSTRVTATVAPVLAALVAGFLSHVLLHHDLAPPRRTVSVRVLDVIAVAIGVALPLFSVHSHDPGGGVHVRLQHAWLELALETAPMLLLGLVLGAVLQLTGSRIPARWLNRGTPLRQAIRGVAVGAPLPLCACGVLPIAAGLKARGAPVALVVAFLISTPELGPETLTLTLRFVGWPFALVRLFAALALAILAGVVFARLVGRAHVGGEVTSAELVAATEPQGSTWRKAWRCFDELLLHTAPWTVVGLLAAAFIDIGVPTDGLAGLADTGLDVLVIAVVALPTYVCAASATPMAAVLLLKGVSPGAVLVGLMLGPATNVATIAVLGRAYGRRVTALGVLAIALASTAMGGLVNLLDVPVFPPQALLAAHGHGWIAWASLAVLGALLLVQLWRAGVQPWLEVLDAGAHSHGHTHDHGHHDHGHAHAHEHEHEHEHEHEHEHGHHHGRQASSSSSSS from the coding sequence ATGAACGAAGCGCTGCTCATCACGCTCGGGTCCGTGCTGCTCGGGGCGGTGCTCGCAGCCGCGGCCCCGCGCGACAGCATGTGGCTGGGCGCGCTACGGACCTTCGCGATCACGGCGGTCGCGACCCTCGCGGCGCTGCAGCTGCTGCCCGAGGCGGTCGAGCAGCTGGGCGCCGTCGCGCTGCTGCTCTTCGTCGGTGCACTCGCGCTGCCACCGGCGTTCGCCGCCCTGCTCCGTCGACGGCTGCGGCGCGGGTCGGGTGCTGCCGTCACCGCCCACGGCGTCGGCGAGGAGCTCGGCTACCTCGGCTTCGTCGCCCATCAGTTCGTCGAGGGTCTCGCACTCGGCACCTACACGGGACCGCTGCACGCCGACCATGATCACGTCGAGCTGGTGCTCGCCGTCGCGGCGCACACCGTGCCCCTGACGGCGCTCTTCATCGGCACCGTGTTGGCCCGCCGCGGTCGACCGCCGGCGCTGCGCCGGGTGCTGGCGCTGGTGTTGGCCTCGGCGCTCGGGTTTGCGATCGCGGGCTGGGTCAGCACGCGGGTCACCGCCACCGTCGCGCCCGTACTCGCGGCGCTGGTGGCCGGCTTCCTCTCGCACGTGCTGCTGCACCACGACCTCGCGCCGCCGCGCCGCACGGTGTCGGTGCGCGTACTCGACGTGATCGCAGTCGCGATCGGCGTGGCGCTGCCGCTCTTCTCGGTGCACTCCCACGATCCCGGCGGCGGCGTCCACGTCCGGCTGCAACATGCGTGGCTCGAGCTGGCGCTGGAAACCGCGCCGATGCTGCTGCTGGGCCTCGTGCTCGGTGCGGTGCTACAGCTGACGGGATCGCGGATCCCAGCGCGCTGGCTCAATCGCGGCACGCCCCTGCGGCAGGCGATCCGCGGCGTCGCGGTCGGGGCTCCGCTGCCGCTGTGTGCGTGCGGCGTGCTGCCGATCGCCGCCGGCCTGAAGGCCCGCGGTGCACCGGTCGCGCTGGTGGTCGCGTTTCTCATCAGCACGCCGGAGCTGGGGCCCGAGACCTTGACGTTGACGCTGCGCTTCGTGGGCTGGCCGTTCGCGCTGGTGCGGCTGTTCGCTGCGCTGGCCCTGGCGATCCTCGCAGGTGTGGTGTTCGCGAGGCTGGTGGGCCGCGCCCACGTCGGCGGCGAGGTGACCTCGGCGGAGCTGGTGGCCGCGACCGAGCCGCAGGGCTCGACGTGGCGCAAGGCCTGGCGCTGCTTCGACGAGCTGCTGCTGCACACCGCGCCGTGGACGGTGGTGGGCCTGCTCGCCGCTGCGTTCATCGACATCGGTGTGCCGACCGATGGCCTCGCGGGGCTCGCCGATACCGGTCTCGACGTGCTGGTCATCGCCGTGGTCGCGCTGCCGACCTACGTCTGCGCGGCCTCGGCAACGCCGATGGCCGCGGTGTTGCTGCTCAAGGGCGTCTCACCCGGCGCGGTGTTGGTGGGCTTGATGCTGGGACCAGCGACCAACGTCGCGACCATTGCGGTGCTCGGGCGCGCCTACGGCCGACGCGTCACGGCGCTCGGTGTGCTGGCGATCGCGCTGGCGAGTACGGCCATGGGTGGACTCGTGAACCTGCTCGACGTGCCGGTGTTTCCACCGCAGGCGTTGCTCGCAGCGCACGGCCACGGGTGGATCGCGTGGGCCTCACTCGCGGTGCTCGGCGCGCTCCTGCTGGTGCAGCTGTGGCGCGCGGGGGTGCAACCGTGGCTGGAGGTTCTCGACGCCGGCGCCCACTCGCACGGGCACACCCACGACCACGGGCACCACGACCACGGGCACGCGCACGCGCACGAACACGAACACGAACACGAACACGAACACGAACACGAACACGGGCACCACCACGGGCGTCAGGCGTCGTCGTCGTCGTCGTCGTCGTGA
- a CDS encoding winged helix-turn-helix transcriptional regulator, with protein MSTAPRASDTSTCADHEHGRRQPPVREPEAVERAVRLFRALGDEARLRTLDLLVPGEACVSEIAASTGERVSTVSHRLRLLRAEGLVTRRRDGRHIYYALADRHVLELVENALVHATEEHHKGGADHDDDDDDDA; from the coding sequence ATGTCGACCGCACCACGAGCCTCCGATACGTCGACGTGTGCCGATCACGAGCACGGCCGACGCCAACCCCCGGTTCGCGAGCCCGAGGCGGTCGAACGCGCGGTCCGCCTGTTCCGCGCGCTCGGCGACGAGGCGCGGCTGCGAACGCTCGATCTTCTGGTGCCCGGCGAGGCTTGCGTCAGCGAGATCGCGGCCAGCACCGGCGAACGCGTCTCGACGGTGTCGCATCGCCTCCGCTTGCTCCGCGCCGAGGGCCTCGTGACGCGCCGGCGAGACGGTCGGCACATCTACTATGCGCTGGCCGATCGCCACGTGCTGGAGCTGGTCGAGAACGCGCTGGTCCACGCGACCGAAGAGCACCACAAAGGCGGTGCCGATCACGACGACGACGACGACGACGACGCCTGA
- a CDS encoding aldo/keto reductase — protein sequence MAGSAVFLGSTGVRIAPLAYGTMAFGGDVDATLAARLFGMARDRGVNLFDCADVYNGGRAEEILGDLVRPCRDRVVITSKAYFPTSDDGNARGTSRYHLVRAVEASLRRLGTDRIDIYFLHRFDDVTPLDETLRAVEQLVASGKILYPAVSNFAAWQAARAIGLAERWGWQPIACVQPMYNLVKRQAEVEILPMCSALGLGALTYSPLGGGLLSGKYGREHRPEHGRLVDVAMYRERYGAPENYEVAERFVAFAHARGLDPVALAIAWVAAHPAVTAPIIGARDEAQLARCLAALDLEVDAELRAAISALSPTPAPATDRNEESSPANYGQR from the coding sequence ATGGCGGGTTCGGCAGTCTTCCTCGGCAGCACAGGGGTGCGCATCGCACCGCTGGCCTACGGCACGATGGCGTTCGGCGGTGACGTCGACGCCACGCTGGCGGCGCGGCTCTTCGGCATGGCGCGCGATCGCGGGGTCAACCTCTTCGATTGCGCCGATGTCTACAACGGCGGTCGTGCCGAGGAGATCCTCGGTGACCTCGTACGACCGTGTCGGGATCGCGTGGTCATCACCAGCAAGGCGTACTTCCCGACCAGCGACGACGGCAACGCGCGCGGGACCTCGCGATACCATCTCGTGCGTGCGGTCGAGGCCAGCCTGCGCCGGCTCGGCACCGATCGCATCGACATCTACTTCCTGCATCGCTTCGATGACGTGACGCCGCTCGACGAGACGCTGCGCGCGGTCGAGCAGCTCGTCGCCAGCGGCAAGATCCTCTATCCCGCCGTGAGCAACTTCGCCGCCTGGCAGGCCGCGCGAGCGATCGGTCTGGCCGAGCGATGGGGCTGGCAGCCGATCGCGTGCGTGCAGCCGATGTACAACCTGGTCAAGCGTCAGGCCGAGGTCGAGATCCTGCCGATGTGCAGCGCGCTCGGCCTCGGTGCGCTGACCTACAGCCCGCTGGGCGGGGGCTTGTTGAGCGGCAAGTACGGCCGTGAGCATCGGCCCGAGCACGGTCGCCTGGTCGATGTCGCGATGTACCGCGAGCGTTACGGTGCGCCGGAGAACTACGAGGTCGCGGAGCGCTTCGTCGCGTTCGCGCACGCACGCGGGCTGGATCCCGTGGCGCTCGCGATCGCCTGGGTCGCGGCGCATCCCGCCGTCACCGCACCGATCATCGGGGCCCGCGACGAGGCCCAGCTCGCGCGTTGTCTCGCGGCACTCGACCTCGAGGTGGATGCCGAGCTGCGCGCCGCGATCTCGGCGCTGTCGCCCACGCCGGCGCCCGCCACGGATCGCAACGAGGAGAGCTCACCCGCCAACTACGGCCAGCGCTGA
- a CDS encoding sugar transferase, giving the protein MTRHQAVLFRQILLVFDIAVSAGAFMAALLLRRWLGDAEIKALSGLVEVLPVNADDYYQLVWLLLPMWGLALSWTKTNDFRVSYWRMFVRYGRAVGVGIALFVVAAFLYKVAFIARSFVALLAVMQLGALIVGRILLLEAVAAIRRTDVDGHRVLVVGCGPHALSFAASLKRSSPWNNRFVGHVTVPGETCEPEAEPIMGDVEHLASILDGEAVDEVVFAVPGQDADRFSRALAACDERGVDVLLTMPSVLPPSSAKIEVANVTGFDLPMLGMTRVPTSQGRLLVKRLLDILGASVGLLLASPVMIGAALAIKLTSKGPVFFKQVRAGRHGRKFTMLKFRSMVVDAEALKAKLAHLNEMGGPVFKIKKDPRITPIGRLIRSTSVDELPQLINVLLGDMSLVGPRPPLPSEVCQYEPWQRRRLSVKPGLTGLWQVSGRNQVDFEQWMALDLEYIDNWSLWLDLKIIFRTVPAVLRGSGAS; this is encoded by the coding sequence GTGACGCGCCATCAGGCGGTGCTTTTTCGGCAGATCCTGCTCGTCTTCGACATCGCGGTCAGCGCGGGCGCCTTCATGGCGGCACTGCTGCTGCGGCGCTGGCTCGGCGACGCAGAGATCAAGGCCCTGAGCGGGCTCGTCGAGGTCCTTCCGGTCAACGCCGACGACTACTACCAGCTGGTGTGGTTGCTGCTGCCGATGTGGGGACTCGCGCTGTCGTGGACGAAGACCAACGACTTCCGCGTGTCGTACTGGCGGATGTTCGTCCGCTACGGCCGCGCGGTCGGGGTCGGCATCGCGTTGTTCGTGGTCGCGGCGTTCCTCTACAAGGTCGCCTTCATCGCCCGCAGCTTCGTCGCGCTGCTGGCCGTGATGCAGCTGGGTGCGCTCATCGTGGGTCGCATCCTGCTGCTCGAAGCCGTGGCGGCGATCCGGCGCACCGACGTCGACGGGCATCGCGTGCTCGTGGTGGGGTGCGGGCCGCATGCGCTGTCGTTCGCGGCCTCGCTCAAGCGCAGCTCGCCGTGGAACAACCGCTTCGTCGGTCACGTGACGGTGCCGGGCGAGACCTGCGAGCCCGAGGCCGAACCCATCATGGGCGACGTCGAGCACCTCGCGTCGATCCTCGACGGCGAGGCGGTCGACGAGGTGGTGTTCGCGGTCCCGGGCCAGGACGCCGATCGCTTCTCTCGGGCCCTCGCGGCGTGTGACGAGCGCGGCGTCGACGTGCTGTTGACCATGCCCAGCGTGCTGCCCCCCAGCAGCGCCAAGATCGAGGTCGCGAACGTCACCGGCTTCGATCTACCGATGCTCGGCATGACCCGCGTGCCGACCTCGCAGGGTCGTCTGCTGGTCAAGCGCCTGCTCGACATCCTCGGCGCCTCCGTCGGTCTGCTGTTGGCGTCGCCGGTGATGATCGGGGCTGCGCTCGCCATCAAGCTCACCTCCAAGGGCCCGGTGTTCTTCAAGCAGGTTCGTGCCGGCCGTCACGGCCGCAAGTTCACGATGCTGAAGTTCCGCTCGATGGTGGTCGACGCGGAGGCACTCAAGGCCAAGCTCGCGCACCTCAACGAGATGGGTGGGCCGGTCTTCAAGATCAAGAAGGACCCCCGCATCACGCCGATCGGTCGGCTGATCCGATCGACCAGCGTCGACGAGCTGCCGCAGCTCATCAACGTCTTGCTCGGCGACATGAGCCTCGTGGGCCCGCGCCCGCCGCTGCCGTCCGAAGTCTGTCAGTACGAACCGTGGCAGCGTCGACGCCTGTCGGTGAAGCCGGGGCTCACGGGGCTGTGGCAGGTCTCGGGTCGCAACCAGGTCGACTTCGAGCAGTGGATGGCGCTCGATCTCGAGTACATCGACAACTGGTCGTTGTGGCTCGATCTGAAGATCATCTTCCGCACGGTGCCCGCGGTCCTGCGGGGCTCCGGCGCGAGCTGA
- a CDS encoding VWA domain-containing protein produces MRLSIGSILALSLGCGSASATGSGAGGNALSLQGGSDEAPAVFTARQHPPRVRPAPSPVDVASLPRLVNRTSQCFRDFADDEQPAIAKPRPRSKGKSRAASSTTKKSGFVPFSPGGGGSTPASGATPSAPAKPKAPPTGRASKAAKVADAAPAEDAAGASFEEAEARDIASPAPAMAPMTDADQGNAVTATRSNKRRDRRQKESSRRSQALAANTATPAPEPAAEPIAIAPADAFDDWGRATYLSNDDSMSLSSAQRVIFAIDRFLPLPLQHIRPHELLNYFSFATAPVAETDDFSVAAEIAADPDKPGIYNLALAVAGRPLDRESRRNTALTFVIDRSGSMADEGRMEFLKQGLRRMLDELKTGDMVHLVLFDDQVCSPIENFVVGRDSRSQLEAAIAQIQPRGSTDINLGLQSGYAIADRTFVTNASNRVVLVTDAIANTGVTDEEAISLIGHHYDTRRIRLSGIGVGTDFNDSLLDKLTERGHGAYVFLGSPAEVDAVFGARFVSLIETVANDVHFQLHLPPSLRMNVFYGEESSSVKEDIQAIHYFANTSQLFLSDLMARGGKLRTQDSVMLTVEYEDPETGDAMVEEFAFNLGEISNTEGARNVRKGRLLIHFIDGLAAMAARPLPNSWSNARESWQDPDAFASCDAGRNELRQMSSGLEGDAEVQRVTGLWDRYCSRFQRTSQAVRRASPEQGWPAATGR; encoded by the coding sequence ATGCGGCTCTCCATCGGCTCGATTCTCGCTCTGTCCCTGGGCTGTGGCTCGGCCTCCGCGACCGGATCGGGTGCGGGCGGCAACGCGTTGTCGCTCCAGGGCGGTAGCGACGAGGCTCCGGCGGTCTTCACCGCCCGTCAGCACCCGCCGCGGGTTCGCCCCGCGCCCTCGCCGGTCGACGTCGCGAGCCTGCCGCGACTGGTCAACCGCACCTCGCAGTGCTTCCGCGACTTCGCCGATGACGAACAGCCGGCCATCGCGAAGCCGCGACCACGTAGCAAGGGCAAGTCGCGCGCCGCATCCTCGACGACCAAGAAGAGCGGCTTCGTGCCGTTCAGCCCCGGCGGTGGTGGCAGCACGCCGGCCTCGGGCGCGACCCCGTCGGCCCCGGCGAAGCCGAAGGCGCCGCCGACGGGACGCGCGAGCAAGGCGGCGAAGGTGGCCGATGCAGCGCCGGCCGAGGATGCCGCGGGTGCGTCGTTCGAGGAGGCCGAGGCCCGCGACATCGCTTCGCCGGCGCCCGCAATGGCGCCCATGACCGACGCCGATCAAGGCAACGCCGTCACGGCGACCCGCAGCAACAAGCGCCGCGACCGACGTCAGAAGGAGTCGAGCCGTCGCTCGCAGGCGCTGGCGGCGAACACCGCCACGCCGGCGCCGGAACCCGCCGCGGAGCCGATCGCCATCGCACCGGCGGACGCGTTCGACGACTGGGGCCGCGCCACCTACCTCTCCAACGACGACAGCATGAGTCTGTCGTCGGCCCAGCGGGTGATCTTCGCCATCGACCGCTTCCTGCCGCTGCCGCTGCAGCACATCCGTCCCCACGAGCTGCTGAACTACTTCTCGTTCGCGACCGCCCCGGTGGCCGAGACCGACGACTTCTCGGTGGCCGCGGAGATCGCCGCAGATCCGGACAAGCCCGGCATCTACAACCTCGCGCTCGCAGTGGCCGGGCGCCCGCTCGATCGCGAGAGCCGCCGCAACACCGCGCTGACCTTCGTCATCGATCGCTCCGGCTCGATGGCCGATGAGGGTCGCATGGAGTTCCTCAAGCAGGGCCTGCGTCGCATGCTCGACGAGCTCAAGACCGGCGACATGGTCCACCTGGTGTTGTTCGACGATCAGGTGTGCTCGCCGATCGAGAACTTCGTCGTCGGCCGCGACTCGCGAAGCCAGCTCGAGGCTGCGATCGCGCAGATCCAGCCCCGAGGCTCGACCGACATCAACCTCGGCCTGCAGTCCGGCTACGCGATCGCCGACCGCACGTTCGTCACCAACGCCAGCAACCGCGTGGTGCTCGTCACCGATGCGATCGCCAACACCGGCGTCACCGACGAGGAGGCCATCTCACTCATCGGCCACCACTACGACACCCGGCGTATCCGCCTGTCCGGCATCGGCGTGGGCACCGACTTCAACGACTCGCTGCTCGACAAGCTCACCGAGCGCGGCCACGGTGCCTACGTCTTCCTCGGCTCGCCGGCCGAGGTCGACGCGGTGTTCGGCGCCCGCTTCGTCTCGCTGATCGAGACCGTCGCCAACGACGTGCACTTCCAGCTGCACCTGCCGCCGTCGCTGCGCATGAACGTGTTCTACGGCGAGGAGTCCTCCAGCGTGAAGGAGGACATCCAGGCCATCCACTACTTCGCCAACACCTCACAGCTGTTTCTCTCCGACCTGATGGCGCGCGGCGGCAAGCTGCGCACGCAGGACTCGGTGATGCTCACGGTCGAGTACGAAGATCCGGAGACCGGCGACGCCATGGTCGAGGAGTTCGCCTTCAACCTCGGCGAGATCAGCAACACCGAGGGTGCTCGCAACGTCCGCAAGGGGCGCTTGCTCATCCACTTCATCGACGGGCTCGCCGCGATGGCGGCACGGCCGCTCCCGAACAGCTGGTCCAACGCCCGCGAGTCGTGGCAGGACCCCGATGCCTTCGCCAGCTGCGACGCCGGCCGCAACGAGCTGCGTCAGATGTCGAGCGGGCTCGAGGGTGACGCCGAGGTGCAGCGCGTCACCGGGCTGTGGGACCGCTACTGCTCGCGGTTCCAGCGAACCAGCCAGGCGGTCCGTCGCGCCTCGCCCGAGCAGGGCTGGCCGGCGGCGACCGGTCGCTGA
- a CDS encoding DUF1295 domain-containing protein, whose amino-acid sequence MSSALELAIWLCAAFAALSWLLSVVTREYSWVDRLWSITPVVYVGWFAWSGSGDTARGRLMFFAALAWGLRLTFNFARKGGYARGGEDYRWAELRRRMSPTSFAVFNLVFIACYQHALLLLISLPAWVAARSTRPLGVLDAVAALLFAAFLVGETVADEQQWAFHQDKRRRQAEGGPVHPRFLSTGLFAWSRHPNYFCEQAMWWTMYLFGVAASGSWLNVGLVGPVLLTLLFIGSTSFTESITRAKYPEYAEYQRRTSRLWPRPPRPHR is encoded by the coding sequence GTGTCGTCGGCGCTCGAGCTCGCGATCTGGTTGTGCGCCGCGTTTGCGGCCCTCTCCTGGCTGCTGTCGGTCGTGACCCGCGAGTACTCATGGGTCGACCGGCTGTGGTCGATCACGCCGGTGGTCTACGTCGGGTGGTTCGCGTGGTCCGGCAGCGGTGACACGGCCCGCGGTCGCCTGATGTTCTTCGCGGCCCTGGCCTGGGGGCTGCGACTGACCTTCAACTTCGCGCGCAAGGGCGGCTACGCCCGCGGTGGCGAGGACTATCGGTGGGCCGAGCTGCGACGTCGCATGTCGCCCACCTCGTTCGCGGTGTTCAACCTCGTCTTCATCGCCTGCTATCAGCACGCGTTGTTGCTGCTCATCTCGCTACCGGCGTGGGTCGCTGCTCGATCGACACGACCGCTCGGTGTGCTCGATGCCGTGGCCGCGCTGCTGTTCGCGGCGTTCCTCGTCGGCGAGACCGTCGCCGACGAACAGCAGTGGGCGTTCCACCAGGACAAGCGTCGACGCCAGGCCGAGGGCGGCCCGGTGCACCCGCGCTTCCTGAGCACCGGCCTGTTCGCGTGGTCGCGTCACCCCAACTACTTCTGCGAGCAGGCGATGTGGTGGACGATGTACCTGTTCGGTGTGGCGGCCAGCGGTTCGTGGCTGAACGTCGGCCTGGTGGGCCCGGTCCTGCTCACGCTGCTGTTCATCGGCTCGACGTCGTTCACAGAGTCGATCACCCGTGCGAAGTACCCGGAGTACGCCGAGTACCAGCGGCGGACCTCGCGGCTGTGGCCGCGCCCACCACGGCCCCACCGGTGA
- a CDS encoding glycoside hydrolase family 3 C-terminal domain-containing protein has protein sequence MNARTPSIALLCSLACSGAAPPAATGSSGAADATAAPTGATTAGSSEAGDDGSGGSGGSDDGAALERYCDEPVAEVEARIDAWLAQLEVDEKVAMMHGHGLLPVDGTWRVDGHDVLAIPGLRMLDGPRGVSQVSGEDAVAFPVGIARGATWDPALEAEVGAAIARETRSVGADVLLAPTINLLRHPRWGRAQETYGEDTFHVGAMAIGFIDGAQSEHVIATAKHFAANSIEDTRFDVDVTLDERTLHEVFLPHFRRAVVEANVGAVMSAYNSVNGQHCDVNPTLLRDILRDEWHFAGLVMSDWIQGTHGDVEALRAGLDVEMPSGAHFGRLTQAIAGGELDEAELDASLRRVLRAQLCERLDSDPAVLDPGARNTAAHLALAEEVARRSIVLARNEGVLPLDRTSMGELVVMGPLADVENLGDRGSSAVQVGEVVTVLEGIVDRAGPVGVTHLGATTLGPDELAAIAAADAVVLVVGLDADSEGEGLIAAGDRDSLALPPEHLQLVHEVAALGRPTIVVLEGGGPILVSDFIDEVDALLFAWYPGVRGGFAIADLLFGDAEPSGRLPAVVPDAEGDLPPFDNVSLAVDYGYLHGYRWLDAMATPAALPFGFGLSYTQVSYDAIRVAHEVVGRDDVIIVEVDVSNTGTRAAIETVQLYASMPDTAWLRAPKDLRAFAQIELAAGSSGTANLELPVASLAIRDPDAHAWIVEPGAVQLRAGPSSASLPLVAEVTIMP, from the coding sequence ATGAACGCACGCACCCCATCGATCGCGCTGCTGTGTTCGCTGGCCTGCAGCGGCGCTGCGCCGCCCGCCGCCACGGGATCGAGTGGTGCGGCCGACGCGACGGCCGCACCCACGGGTGCGACGACGGCGGGCAGCTCCGAAGCCGGCGACGATGGCAGTGGGGGCAGTGGGGGCAGCGACGACGGCGCAGCGCTCGAGCGCTACTGCGACGAGCCGGTCGCCGAGGTCGAGGCGCGCATCGACGCGTGGCTGGCCCAGCTCGAGGTCGACGAGAAGGTCGCCATGATGCACGGTCACGGCCTGCTCCCGGTCGACGGCACGTGGCGGGTGGACGGCCACGATGTGCTGGCGATCCCGGGCCTGCGCATGCTCGACGGCCCGCGCGGTGTCAGCCAGGTCTCGGGCGAGGACGCGGTCGCGTTCCCGGTCGGCATCGCCCGCGGCGCGACCTGGGACCCCGCGCTCGAGGCCGAGGTCGGGGCCGCGATCGCCCGCGAGACCCGCTCGGTCGGCGCCGACGTGCTGCTCGCACCGACCATCAACCTGCTGCGCCACCCCCGTTGGGGCCGCGCGCAGGAGACCTACGGCGAGGACACCTTTCACGTCGGCGCGATGGCGATCGGCTTCATCGACGGTGCGCAGTCGGAGCACGTCATCGCCACCGCGAAGCACTTCGCCGCCAACAGCATCGAAGACACGCGCTTCGACGTCGACGTGACGCTCGATGAGCGCACGCTGCACGAGGTGTTCCTGCCGCACTTCCGCCGCGCCGTCGTCGAGGCCAACGTCGGCGCGGTGATGAGCGCGTACAACTCCGTCAACGGCCAGCACTGCGACGTGAACCCGACGCTGCTGCGGGACATCCTGCGCGACGAGTGGCACTTCGCGGGCCTCGTGATGTCCGACTGGATCCAGGGCACCCACGGCGACGTCGAAGCGCTGCGTGCAGGGCTCGACGTCGAGATGCCGAGCGGCGCGCACTTTGGTCGGCTCACGCAGGCCATCGCCGGCGGCGAGCTCGACGAAGCCGAGCTCGATGCATCGCTGCGCCGGGTGCTGCGGGCGCAGCTGTGCGAGCGCCTCGACAGCGATCCAGCAGTCCTCGACCCCGGCGCGCGCAATACCGCAGCCCACCTCGCGCTGGCCGAGGAGGTCGCTCGCCGCAGCATCGTGCTCGCGCGCAACGAAGGTGTGCTGCCGCTCGATCGCACCAGCATGGGTGAGCTGGTCGTGATGGGGCCGCTCGCCGACGTCGAGAACCTCGGCGATCGCGGCAGCAGTGCCGTGCAGGTCGGCGAAGTCGTGACCGTACTGGAGGGCATCGTCGATCGTGCGGGCCCCGTCGGCGTGACGCATCTGGGCGCGACCACCCTCGGGCCCGACGAGCTGGCCGCGATCGCGGCCGCCGACGCGGTCGTCCTCGTGGTCGGTCTCGATGCCGACAGCGAGGGCGAGGGGTTGATCGCCGCCGGCGATCGCGACTCGCTGGCGCTGCCGCCCGAGCACCTGCAGCTGGTCCACGAGGTCGCCGCGCTGGGCCGCCCGACCATCGTCGTGCTCGAAGGTGGAGGTCCGATCCTCGTGTCGGATTTCATCGACGAGGTCGATGCGCTGCTGTTCGCGTGGTACCCCGGCGTCCGCGGCGGCTTTGCGATCGCCGACCTGTTGTTCGGCGACGCCGAGCCCAGCGGTCGCCTGCCTGCGGTGGTGCCGGACGCCGAGGGCGATCTGCCGCCGTTCGACAACGTCTCGCTGGCCGTCGACTACGGCTACCTGCACGGCTACCGCTGGCTCGACGCGATGGCGACCCCGGCCGCGCTGCCGTTCGGCTTCGGGCTCTCGTATACCCAGGTCAGCTACGACGCGATCCGCGTGGCGCACGAGGTCGTCGGACGCGACGACGTCATCATCGTCGAGGTCGACGTGAGCAACACCGGTACGCGCGCGGCGATCGAGACCGTGCAGCTGTACGCGTCGATGCCCGACACGGCGTGGCTGCGCGCACCAAAGGACCTGCGGGCGTTCGCGCAGATCGAGCTGGCCGCCGGCAGCAGCGGCACCGCTAACCTCGAGCTGCCGGTCGCCTCGCTGGCGATCCGTGACCCCGACGCACACGCGTGGATCGTCGAGCCCGGCGCCGTCCAGCTGCGCGCAGGGCCGTCGTCGGCCTCGCTGCCGCTCGTGGCCGAAGTGACCATCATGCCCTGA